A genome region from Novipirellula galeiformis includes the following:
- a CDS encoding GspH/FimT family pseudopilin encodes MNRTAASRLSSGPVCCGGRGGGRMRPGFSLIEVTIVMVILSIMVAVAAPRWVASLQRYRVANAANRLVADLKRAQLTAFRSSTTKTVTFDVSRGQYTLGDVKPLERPSGDYVVTLSEAPYKSSLISVWGGTGTQTITFDGFGIPDKGGNIIVASGNLERTITVDAISGTAVIQ; translated from the coding sequence GTGAATCGTACGGCAGCATCACGTTTGTCGAGCGGTCCGGTTTGCTGCGGTGGGCGCGGTGGGGGGCGGATGCGCCCCGGGTTTTCGCTGATCGAGGTGACGATCGTGATGGTGATCCTGTCGATCATGGTCGCGGTTGCGGCCCCGCGTTGGGTCGCTTCGCTGCAACGGTATCGCGTCGCGAATGCGGCCAACCGGTTGGTGGCGGATCTGAAACGCGCCCAATTGACGGCGTTTCGTTCGAGTACCACCAAGACCGTCACGTTTGATGTGAGCCGCGGACAATACACCCTCGGAGATGTGAAGCCGCTTGAACGTCCCTCGGGTGACTATGTGGTGACATTAAGCGAGGCACCCTATAAGTCGTCGTTGATCTCCGTTTGGGGAGGCACGGGGACCCAGACGATCACGTTTGATGGATTTGGCATCCCAGACAAGGGTGGCAATATCATCGTCGCCTCAGGCAATTTGGAACGGACGATTACGGTGGATGCGATCTCCGGAACGGCGGTGATTCAATGA
- a CDS encoding carbohydrate binding domain-containing protein, with the protein MELDMVSCRHRSTAKQMRRGGISAIVLFSSLIVASIGLASLQLMRLQGRSAEESADFIAARVHARTALEIGMLKIRNDSFWRTHLGNGDWVSDQAIGNGSFSLSAIDPIDNDVTIGDNHPIILTGTGRQADALFRTSVRLEVGPRTGSCLEVSMISGDDLEIFDATLTSDQTVCANDDVDAGGSSIVNANVEAYESVNGSTYTKSTQRRSTQRDMPDPLHAMDYYLAQGTTIHYSALRTWPQPQILKNTTFETDTQHWYANGNCTLQRSGAQDKNGNYSLRVTARSDSAAVAAQNLSLDSLRSGDAYQVSLHVFPTANAQAQAVVTLESSDSGTQTFTTPLTALEINKWGRLVGTITPVWSGTLTQATVSVAINNANDYYMDSVSLDNTTYPSGSYVLDGLLSPAHNPFGGGTNAKGIYIIDCAGKDVQVGRSRIVGTLVFLNPGGDAIVKGPLVWEPAVLNYPALLTNDTLRIGLASAGFNESDVGTNLNPPETPYPMNGGTSNSTFSNTDSYPSKIAGLVYSSKDLKFSATSNITGVVIAQEDIKVEATSLNLSYNSIYVNDPPPGFDADTVTMKVIPGTWQRTVN; encoded by the coding sequence ATGGAACTCGATATGGTGAGCTGCCGACATCGATCAACCGCCAAACAAATGCGTCGCGGCGGCATTTCTGCGATTGTTTTGTTTTCTTCGCTAATCGTAGCGTCGATCGGCTTGGCTTCACTGCAACTCATGCGTTTGCAAGGGCGTAGTGCCGAGGAGAGTGCCGACTTCATTGCCGCTCGCGTGCATGCCCGAACGGCACTCGAGATTGGCATGCTCAAGATTAGAAATGACTCGTTTTGGCGAACGCATTTGGGCAACGGGGATTGGGTTAGCGACCAAGCGATCGGAAACGGTTCCTTCTCGCTTTCCGCCATCGATCCCATCGATAACGATGTTACGATCGGTGACAACCACCCCATCATTCTGACTGGGACGGGACGCCAAGCCGATGCGCTGTTCCGAACCTCGGTGCGTTTGGAAGTCGGGCCTCGCACGGGATCGTGTTTGGAGGTTTCCATGATCAGCGGCGACGACCTCGAAATCTTCGACGCCACGCTCACGAGCGACCAAACCGTTTGCGCCAACGACGATGTGGACGCTGGGGGCAGCTCAATCGTCAATGCGAATGTCGAAGCGTATGAATCCGTCAACGGATCGACCTATACAAAATCGACTCAGCGGCGTTCGACGCAACGAGATATGCCGGACCCTTTGCATGCCATGGACTATTATCTGGCGCAGGGGACCACCATCCACTACTCGGCGCTGAGAACATGGCCCCAGCCACAGATTCTGAAAAATACCACGTTTGAGACCGATACGCAGCATTGGTACGCCAACGGCAACTGCACGCTGCAAAGAAGTGGCGCGCAGGATAAAAACGGGAACTATTCCTTGCGCGTCACGGCGCGTTCGGACTCTGCGGCCGTTGCTGCACAAAATCTTTCCTTGGATAGCCTGCGAAGCGGTGATGCCTATCAAGTCTCTCTACATGTCTTTCCCACCGCGAATGCGCAGGCCCAAGCGGTCGTCACGCTCGAAAGTTCCGACTCGGGGACCCAAACATTCACAACACCCTTGACTGCACTGGAAATCAATAAATGGGGAAGGTTGGTGGGTACCATCACGCCGGTTTGGTCGGGCACGTTGACGCAAGCCACCGTGAGTGTGGCGATCAACAATGCCAATGACTACTACATGGATTCGGTCAGCCTCGACAACACGACCTACCCGTCGGGTTCGTATGTGCTCGACGGCTTGCTCAGCCCGGCGCACAATCCCTTTGGTGGAGGCACCAATGCCAAGGGGATCTACATCATCGATTGCGCCGGCAAGGACGTCCAAGTGGGCCGTTCGCGGATCGTGGGAACGCTCGTCTTTTTGAACCCAGGCGGTGATGCGATTGTGAAGGGGCCGTTGGTCTGGGAACCTGCGGTGCTCAATTATCCCGCGTTATTGACCAACGATACGCTTCGTATTGGTCTCGCCTCGGCGGGCTTCAACGAATCCGATGTGGGCACAAATTTGAATCCACCCGAGACGCCGTATCCCATGAACGGCGGTACCTCCAATTCGACCTTTTCCAATACGGACTCGTATCCTTCGAAAATAGCGGGATTGGTTTATTCGAGCAAAGACTTGAAATTTTCCGCCACTTCAAACATCACCGGTGTCGTCATCGCCCAAGAAGATATTAAGGTCGAGGCCACATCGTTGAACTTGAGCTACAACAGCATCTATGTGAACGATCCTCCCCCCGGTTTCGACGCCGATACCGTCACGATGAAAGTCATCCCCGGCACTTGGCAACGCACCGTCAATTGA
- a CDS encoding dihydroorotate dehydrogenase-like protein, producing the protein MSIDLTTDYGGLKLNSPVVVGACPLTAEEQSHGAIAAAGAGAIVLPSLFQEQVLLWNERVGHPFTEHDQKLLARSKRVPSDASGHNAETYLALVNRASVQSSIPIIASLNGESGGNWLDFAGELQEAGAAAIEFNVHHPPPNEYAGPRELEDAIVNLVAEIDAAITIPLFVKLDRYYTSPSHLAHRLLSGAQGLVLFGRAPDVDICLDSFQLKTCWGLTQAGSIVQSLGKIMRIHSYCPAMPLAACGGIGTPSDVIRVLLAGADVAMVTSAVYREGPNVIRTLVDGLRMFMDKHHLKSILELEMKRPIEFDSEEQRQNYIKTLSKRLEAGEVLHDTANAVQGDRWGHSNMNPGNSDQSSSA; encoded by the coding sequence ATGAGCATTGATTTAACCACCGACTACGGTGGCTTGAAACTCAATTCCCCCGTGGTGGTTGGCGCGTGTCCGCTGACGGCCGAGGAGCAGAGCCATGGTGCGATTGCGGCAGCCGGCGCAGGAGCGATTGTGCTGCCTTCGTTGTTTCAAGAGCAAGTCCTGCTTTGGAACGAGCGAGTCGGCCATCCGTTTACCGAGCACGATCAAAAGTTATTAGCCAGGTCCAAACGCGTCCCATCGGATGCGTCTGGGCACAATGCCGAGACGTATTTAGCGCTAGTCAATCGTGCGAGTGTCCAATCATCGATCCCCATCATCGCCAGCCTGAATGGAGAAAGCGGTGGCAATTGGCTCGACTTTGCCGGAGAGCTCCAGGAAGCGGGGGCTGCCGCTATCGAATTCAATGTGCATCATCCGCCACCCAATGAATATGCGGGGCCACGCGAACTGGAGGACGCGATCGTTAATTTGGTGGCTGAGATCGATGCAGCAATCACCATTCCGCTGTTCGTGAAGCTCGATCGTTACTACACAAGCCCCAGCCATCTAGCCCATCGCTTGCTTTCGGGAGCGCAGGGATTAGTGCTGTTTGGTCGAGCCCCCGATGTCGACATTTGCCTCGATAGTTTCCAATTGAAAACGTGTTGGGGATTAACGCAGGCCGGTTCGATCGTCCAATCACTGGGAAAAATCATGAGGATTCATAGTTATTGCCCCGCAATGCCGCTGGCCGCTTGCGGAGGAATTGGCACGCCGAGTGACGTGATCCGAGTGCTATTGGCGGGAGCCGATGTGGCGATGGTAACCTCGGCGGTCTATCGCGAAGGCCCCAATGTGATTCGCACGCTTGTTGACGGGCTGAGGATGTTTATGGACAAGCATCACTTGAAGTCGATCCTCGAGCTGGAAATGAAGCGGCCGATCGAGTTCGACTCCGAAGAGCAACGTCAAAATTACATCAAGACGCTTTCCAAGCGGCTCGAGGCAGGCGAAGTACTCCACGACACCGCGAACGCCGTTCAGGGAGATCGTTGGGGTCACTCCAATATGAATCCAGGTAATTCAGACCAATCAAGCTCGGCGTGA
- a CDS encoding PKD domain-containing protein: MTIARHVPRSGAAGCSGFGLLDSVIAVMLVGILMVGSLQTIGASKRRETATLDRLLAQQLSGAMMNEILLQSYNEPETDEAVTFGLEPNESTGDRSQFDDVDDFHGWVSTPPQSRNGMTIPGFSQWTRSVDVSWADPATLEATAAVRTGLKKIRVTVAKSGRVINSLVSYRSIGWVETIPSPSDATGNHAPVAVATSPDLSRDVGETTEFAADASSDQDGDYLSYVWDFGDGNTGTGITTTHRYNSPGNFTCTLTVYDGRGGVGVSALTAVISL; this comes from the coding sequence ATGACCATTGCTCGCCACGTTCCTCGCTCGGGCGCCGCCGGTTGCAGCGGATTTGGTCTGCTCGATTCGGTGATTGCTGTCATGCTCGTTGGCATCTTGATGGTGGGATCGTTGCAAACCATCGGGGCTTCCAAACGACGCGAAACTGCGACCCTTGACCGCTTGCTCGCACAACAGTTGTCGGGGGCGATGATGAATGAGATTCTGTTACAATCCTACAATGAACCGGAAACCGATGAAGCGGTGACGTTTGGTTTGGAGCCCAACGAATCGACGGGGGATCGATCACAGTTTGACGATGTGGATGATTTTCACGGTTGGGTTAGTACGCCGCCCCAGTCGCGTAACGGCATGACGATTCCTGGTTTCAGCCAATGGACCCGTAGTGTCGATGTCAGCTGGGCCGACCCCGCGACGCTAGAGGCGACCGCCGCGGTGCGAACGGGGCTAAAGAAAATCCGCGTCACCGTTGCAAAGAGCGGACGCGTGATCAACTCGCTCGTGAGCTACCGTAGCATCGGCTGGGTCGAGACGATTCCGTCGCCATCGGATGCGACCGGCAATCATGCCCCGGTCGCGGTCGCCACCTCTCCCGACCTGTCTCGTGACGTGGGAGAGACGACGGAGTTTGCCGCCGATGCTTCGAGCGACCAAGACGGCGATTATCTGTCCTACGTGTGGGATTTTGGGGATGGCAACACAGGGACGGGCATCACCACCACTCATCGTTACAACTCGCCGGGAAATTTCACGTGCACCTTGACGGTTTATGACGGCCGTGGCGGTGTCGGAGTCTCCGCGCTCACAGCCGTCATTTCCCTCTAA
- the ppsA gene encoding phosphoenolpyruvate synthase: MSTSVVTSAGLIRWFDQVGMDDVDIVGGKNASLGEMYRELTPHGIRIPNGFATTADAYRTFLNESGLDEKIPQILSGMNASDVDSLQHHGILIRHMILDTPLPDALAGAIVQAYHDLCRPRGDLADVAVRSSATAEDLPDASFAGQQETYLNVRGQASLLDACRRCFASLFTDRAISYRVHHGYDHMQVALSIGIQRMVRSDLATSGVMFSIDTESGFRDAVLINAAYGLGENVVQGAVNPDEYYVFKPTLHSGFRPIIKKSLGSKALKMVYDVGGSKMTKNVPVPEEQANRFALQDDDILQLAHWACEIEKHYTQRRGHFCPMDMEWAKDGNSGELFIVQARPETVQSLKVITKLQRYHLKQRSHPLLTGRSVGEKIASGPVRLVRDVHGLAAFREGEILVTDKTDPDWEPVMKRAAGIITNRGGRTCHAAIVSRELGVPAIVGTLNATNVLQDGQQVTISCAEGETGIVYEGELPFEIETTDLTSMKRPETKIMMNVGAPDQVFALAAIPNDGVGLARQEFIITNTVKVHPQALLEFDQLDPPTKALVDEATAGYRDKPQFYIDRLAEGVAMIAAAFYPKDVILRLSDFKTSEYANLIGGAAYEPHEANPMIGFRGASRYYHPRFQAAFGLECKAVQKVRQEMGLRNLKLMIPFCRTIEEAHKVQAEMAKFGLVRGQDELELYVMCEVPSNVILADQFAELFDGFSIGSNDLTQLTLGVDRDSEIVADLFNERNDAVKRSIASLIKTAKAHGVKVGICGQAPSDYPEFAEFLVNLGIDSMSLTPDAVLKTRLHVLKAEEQRFEPTF, translated from the coding sequence ATGAGTACGTCTGTTGTTACGTCGGCCGGTTTGATTCGCTGGTTCGATCAAGTCGGGATGGATGATGTCGATATCGTGGGAGGGAAAAACGCATCGCTTGGCGAGATGTATCGCGAGTTGACACCGCATGGGATTCGCATTCCCAATGGATTCGCGACCACGGCGGATGCGTATCGCACTTTCCTTAACGAGTCCGGGTTGGATGAGAAGATCCCGCAAATTTTAAGCGGCATGAACGCCTCTGATGTGGACAGCTTGCAGCATCACGGCATTTTGATTCGCCACATGATCTTGGACACGCCCTTGCCGGATGCTTTGGCCGGGGCCATTGTCCAAGCGTACCACGATCTTTGTCGCCCGCGGGGTGACTTGGCCGACGTTGCGGTGCGCAGCAGCGCGACGGCCGAAGATTTGCCGGATGCCAGCTTTGCCGGTCAACAGGAAACGTACTTGAACGTCCGCGGCCAAGCGTCATTGTTGGATGCGTGTCGCCGCTGTTTTGCATCCTTGTTTACTGACCGCGCAATCTCGTACCGTGTCCATCACGGATACGATCACATGCAAGTGGCTTTATCGATCGGCATCCAACGCATGGTGCGATCGGATTTAGCGACCTCGGGCGTGATGTTTTCGATCGATACCGAAAGCGGATTTCGCGACGCCGTGCTAATTAATGCCGCTTATGGTTTGGGAGAAAATGTCGTCCAAGGCGCGGTCAATCCAGACGAATACTACGTCTTCAAACCCACGCTACACTCAGGCTTTCGCCCGATTATCAAGAAGTCGCTCGGGTCCAAGGCGTTGAAGATGGTGTACGACGTCGGCGGCAGTAAAATGACAAAGAATGTGCCCGTACCGGAGGAGCAAGCCAATCGCTTTGCGCTCCAAGACGACGACATCTTACAACTGGCCCATTGGGCCTGCGAGATTGAAAAGCATTACACACAGCGGCGAGGCCACTTTTGTCCAATGGACATGGAATGGGCGAAAGATGGGAATAGCGGCGAGTTGTTCATTGTCCAGGCTCGACCCGAAACCGTCCAATCGCTCAAGGTCATCACGAAGCTCCAGCGGTACCACCTGAAACAGCGGTCGCATCCACTTTTAACGGGACGTTCGGTGGGTGAGAAGATCGCATCGGGGCCGGTCCGGCTGGTCCGCGACGTTCATGGCTTGGCGGCGTTTCGCGAGGGAGAAATTCTTGTTACCGACAAAACCGACCCCGATTGGGAACCGGTGATGAAGCGGGCCGCAGGGATCATCACGAACCGCGGCGGCCGCACTTGTCACGCCGCCATTGTCAGTCGCGAGCTGGGGGTGCCTGCGATCGTGGGCACCTTGAACGCCACCAACGTCCTGCAAGATGGACAACAGGTTACGATTAGTTGCGCCGAAGGAGAGACCGGGATCGTCTACGAAGGGGAGTTGCCATTTGAGATCGAAACCACGGATCTGACCTCGATGAAACGACCGGAAACCAAAATCATGATGAACGTCGGTGCCCCCGATCAAGTATTTGCGTTGGCCGCAATTCCCAACGATGGGGTTGGCTTGGCTCGACAAGAATTCATCATCACGAACACAGTGAAAGTGCACCCCCAAGCGCTGCTCGAGTTTGACCAATTGGATCCGCCGACGAAGGCGTTGGTGGACGAGGCAACCGCCGGATATCGTGACAAACCGCAGTTTTATATCGATCGATTGGCCGAAGGGGTTGCAATGATTGCAGCCGCGTTTTATCCCAAGGACGTGATCCTACGACTCAGCGATTTCAAGACCAGCGAATACGCCAATCTGATCGGCGGGGCTGCCTACGAACCTCACGAAGCCAACCCGATGATCGGATTCCGCGGCGCATCACGCTATTACCATCCACGCTTCCAAGCCGCATTTGGCTTGGAATGCAAGGCCGTTCAAAAGGTGCGGCAAGAGATGGGGCTGCGCAACTTGAAGCTGATGATTCCGTTTTGCCGCACGATCGAAGAAGCGCACAAGGTGCAAGCCGAAATGGCAAAATTTGGCTTGGTTCGAGGTCAAGACGAACTCGAACTGTATGTGATGTGCGAAGTTCCCAGCAACGTGATCCTGGCCGATCAGTTTGCCGAGCTTTTTGATGGGTTCTCGATCGGATCGAATGATTTGACCCAGTTGACGTTGGGCGTCGATCGCGACTCGGAGATCGTCGCTGACCTATTCAACGAGCGAAATGACGCCGTCAAACGATCGATTGCATCGTTGATCAAAACGGCCAAGGCTCACGGGGTGAAGGTTGGAATCTGTGGGCAAGCGCCGAGCGATTATCCCGAGTTTGCAGAATTCTTGGTCAATCTGGGGATCGATAGCATGTCGCTCACCCCCGACGCGGTGTTGAAGACCCGTCTGCATGTGCTGAAGGCGGAAGAACAGCGATTCGAACCTACGTTTTAG
- a CDS encoding pyruvate, water dikinase regulatory protein: MTTTQSLPIIILSGGTGRTAEQLLRATLAQFPDNEVEMIPKTGIRSTDKALKVVREASSMGAVICHSLVDPKIRQAVQSEVRRLAVPCIDVLGPSLALVGDHLHRQPRGRAGLLYELHRDQLDRMAAMDFTLAHDDGKRISELKKADVVLVGASRTSKSVTCFYLAFRGIRAANVPLIPNHPLPTELLRLNSRRVIGLTMNAAHLEYIRQNRLDRMSNRPVPHYANLRDIQAELREIRSVMLEHHWECLDVSYKATEEVADRVVEMLPRRRGRKPSQL, translated from the coding sequence ATGACGACAACCCAATCATTACCGATCATCATCCTCTCGGGCGGTACCGGTCGTACGGCCGAACAATTGCTCCGCGCCACGTTGGCCCAGTTTCCCGACAATGAAGTCGAAATGATTCCTAAGACAGGGATTCGCAGTACTGACAAGGCGTTGAAGGTGGTCCGAGAGGCATCCTCGATGGGGGCGGTGATCTGTCATTCACTCGTCGACCCCAAAATCCGACAAGCGGTCCAATCCGAGGTGCGGCGTCTGGCCGTGCCTTGCATTGACGTGCTGGGACCATCGTTGGCGTTGGTGGGCGACCACTTGCACCGCCAACCACGCGGGCGTGCCGGGTTGTTGTACGAGCTGCACCGCGACCAATTGGACCGAATGGCGGCAATGGATTTCACCTTGGCTCATGACGATGGAAAACGGATCTCGGAATTGAAGAAGGCCGATGTCGTGTTGGTCGGTGCCTCGCGCACTTCCAAGAGCGTGACGTGTTTCTACCTCGCGTTTCGCGGGATTCGAGCGGCCAATGTTCCGCTGATCCCCAACCACCCATTGCCCACCGAATTGCTGCGTTTGAATTCGCGGCGTGTGATCGGTTTAACGATGAACGCAGCCCATTTGGAATACATCCGCCAGAATCGATTGGACCGCATGAGCAATCGTCCCGTTCCACACTATGCCAACTTGAGAGACATTCAAGCCGAGCTCCGTGAGATTCGATCGGTCATGCTCGAGCATCATTGGGAATGCCTGGACGTCTCGTACAAGGCGACCGAAGAGGTCGCCGATCGCGTGGTTGAGATGCTGCCGCGACGGCGGGGCAGGAAGCCATCGCAACTATGA
- a CDS encoding bifunctional aminoglycoside phosphotransferase/ATP-binding protein, producing the protein MPSANQGIEEERIRFLCEPSAYPHLHDATVTMHQTHISWVFLVGEFAYKIKKPIATSFLDYRTLERRRQLCEEELRLDTRFAKGLYLGVVPITLVDGKPCVEGPGEAIEYAVKMRRFPEDALLSTRLKSRSVSLPEVQQLATSVARFHQQATRLDDAAPWGSPESVLGQAIANFEELEPELRGDALATLRALQSWTLTYFAEHHQTFQQRVANGFIRECHGDLHLENIVDWDGQWMPFDGIEFNDEFRWIDVMSDAAFLAMDFAAKGHPQWCRSFINSYFDQTGDHASLALLRWYLVYRALVLAKVAVIRAKQPGISPSDQSSAWDDCLSQIDLAEHFSLPETPCLWITHGLSGSGKTTQSELIVQRRGAIRLRSDIERKRHFGLSHREHPGEKAKQRMYCESANHATYTRLRRLAQGILHAGYSVIVDATFLKRDDRQRFQQLATSEGATFAILDCHADEQTLRRRITDRQVNDDDASDADINVLESQLACHEPLTQSESADVLELPETVKTANTL; encoded by the coding sequence ATGCCGAGTGCGAACCAAGGCATTGAGGAAGAGCGGATACGGTTTCTTTGTGAACCGTCGGCGTATCCACATCTCCACGATGCAACCGTCACGATGCACCAAACGCATATCTCGTGGGTGTTTCTCGTCGGTGAATTTGCCTACAAGATCAAGAAACCCATTGCCACGAGTTTCCTTGATTACCGAACGCTGGAGCGTCGACGTCAGTTGTGTGAGGAGGAATTGCGGCTCGACACTCGCTTTGCCAAGGGGCTGTATCTGGGCGTCGTCCCCATCACGCTCGTCGATGGTAAACCGTGTGTGGAGGGGCCGGGTGAGGCTATCGAATACGCTGTAAAAATGCGTCGTTTTCCTGAGGATGCCTTGCTCAGTACGCGATTGAAATCGAGATCGGTGTCATTGCCAGAGGTGCAACAACTGGCGACGTCGGTAGCCCGCTTCCATCAGCAAGCCACACGACTCGATGACGCCGCCCCGTGGGGATCGCCCGAATCGGTTCTGGGCCAAGCGATTGCCAATTTCGAGGAACTCGAGCCAGAGCTCCGCGGCGATGCCTTGGCGACCCTGCGTGCATTGCAGTCGTGGACGCTCACGTATTTCGCAGAACATCACCAAACGTTTCAGCAACGCGTGGCAAATGGTTTCATTCGTGAATGCCACGGCGATCTCCATCTCGAAAACATCGTCGACTGGGACGGACAATGGATGCCGTTTGATGGCATCGAATTCAACGACGAATTTCGTTGGATCGACGTGATGAGCGATGCTGCGTTTTTGGCAATGGATTTTGCGGCCAAAGGGCACCCGCAATGGTGTCGCAGTTTTATCAATAGCTACTTCGACCAAACCGGGGACCATGCATCGCTTGCGTTGTTGCGGTGGTACCTAGTCTACCGGGCCTTGGTGCTTGCTAAAGTGGCAGTGATACGCGCCAAGCAGCCCGGGATATCCCCCAGCGATCAATCATCCGCCTGGGACGATTGCCTAAGTCAGATCGATTTGGCCGAGCACTTTTCGTTACCCGAAACGCCTTGTTTGTGGATCACCCACGGGCTCAGTGGGAGTGGAAAAACGACCCAAAGCGAGCTGATTGTCCAACGCCGAGGTGCGATCCGGCTGCGTAGCGACATCGAGCGAAAACGGCATTTTGGTTTATCGCACCGAGAACACCCGGGCGAGAAAGCGAAACAGAGGATGTATTGCGAATCGGCCAACCATGCGACCTACACTCGCCTTCGTCGACTCGCGCAAGGCATCCTGCATGCCGGTTACTCCGTGATCGTCGACGCCACCTTTCTGAAACGCGATGACCGCCAACGGTTTCAACAGTTAGCCACGAGCGAAGGAGCAACCTTCGCGATTTTGGATTGCCATGCGGATGAGCAAACGTTGCGACGTCGGATTACGGATCGGCAGGTCAACGACGACGATGCGTCCGATGCGGACATCAACGTGCTGGAGTCACAATTGGCCTGCCACGAGCCGTTGACGCAGTCCGAGTCGGCTGACGTCTTGGAGCTCCCCGAGACAGTCAAAACAGCCAACACGCTATAA
- a CDS encoding helix-hairpin-helix domain-containing protein, giving the protein MVAIQSHQPDEIAREIEAVPKTTHPVSENQVIATLLEEIAMLLSDQGASEFRVLAYRNASQTLREMSTPVRDVLDRDGMPGLIDLPTIGRSIANLIETYFRLDRMPLLDRLRGEETAERLFATLPSIGAELAHRIHETLGIETMLELAAAAQDGRLAKVPGIGRKRLQGIRESLAERLRDHRPQSEPSVADQVDRSASVAELLDVDTEYRRLAATGKLVKIAPRHFNPGSIAWLPILHCERGGRHYTAMYSNTARAHELNTTKDWVILYRDDPESQGRWTVITSQFGKLRGCRIVRGREQECWQHYHPDHPHPQQADTKSAPL; this is encoded by the coding sequence ATGGTCGCGATTCAATCCCATCAACCCGACGAAATCGCACGGGAAATCGAAGCGGTGCCGAAGACGACGCATCCCGTTTCAGAAAATCAGGTGATCGCCACCTTGCTGGAAGAGATTGCAATGTTGCTATCAGACCAAGGGGCAAGCGAATTTCGCGTTCTCGCTTATCGCAACGCCAGCCAAACGCTGCGTGAAATGTCGACGCCGGTGCGTGATGTGCTCGACCGCGACGGCATGCCGGGGTTGATCGACTTGCCAACCATTGGCCGTTCCATCGCCAACCTGATCGAAACGTATTTCCGACTCGATCGGATGCCATTGTTGGATCGGCTTCGCGGTGAAGAAACGGCGGAGCGGTTGTTTGCCACCTTGCCCAGCATCGGGGCGGAGCTCGCACATCGAATTCATGAAACGCTCGGTATCGAAACGATGCTAGAGTTGGCGGCGGCGGCTCAGGATGGACGACTCGCAAAAGTCCCTGGGATTGGCCGCAAGCGATTGCAAGGGATCCGCGAGAGTTTGGCCGAAAGACTGCGGGACCACCGACCGCAATCCGAACCAAGCGTCGCGGACCAAGTCGATCGCTCCGCATCGGTCGCCGAGTTGTTGGATGTCGATACGGAATATCGACGTCTCGCCGCAACAGGAAAATTAGTGAAGATCGCGCCGCGTCATTTCAATCCTGGATCGATCGCTTGGCTGCCAATTCTGCATTGCGAACGGGGCGGCCGGCACTATACCGCAATGTACTCCAACACCGCTCGCGCCCACGAATTGAACACGACCAAGGATTGGGTGATCCTTTATCGTGACGATCCTGAATCCCAGGGGCGATGGACGGTGATCACGTCGCAATTTGGCAAGCTGCGAGGATGCCGGATTGTGCGCGGCCGTGAACAGGAGTGTTGGCAACATTACCATCCCGATCATCCCCATCCTCAACAAGCCGACACCAAATCAGCCCCCCTGTGA